A DNA window from Tenuifilaceae bacterium CYCD contains the following coding sequences:
- a CDS encoding glycosyl hydrolase yields the protein MNIGIKIIAFLTCCTLLSKVNAQSYQFPFQNPDLSLEERLDDIISRLTLDEKVLLMQHNAPAIDRLAIPAYNWWNEALHGVARTKEYVTVFPQAIALAATFNPDGLQKTADIISTEGRAIFNDDFKNGKTGENYRGLTYWTPNINIFRDPRWGRGQETYGEDPYLTSVMGGAMVRGLEGDDPNYLKAVACAKHFAVHSGPEHNRHSFNVTVSAYDLWDTYLPAFKHLVVNEKVHGVMCAYNRFVGTPCCANDTLLNDILRKKWGFDGYVTTDCWAISDFLNFHNTHSSEIEAISDALLSGSDLECGSLYHKLIDAVKLGYITEKQVNISLRRLLKIEFQLGIFDPQEIVPFASIDRSKLDCNEHKQHAYLMAKQSIVLLKNENRVLPLDENRIKHIAIIGPNANNPKTLLANYNGTPSSSTTPYQSLLNRYGNKLKITFFQGVGIVDTLSASPSFSEISKSVSNADVILFIGGISANYEGEAGDAGAGGYFGFASGDRTTMALPKVQTELLKKLKKINRPIVLINMSGSSISFEWENQNVDAILQVWYGGQSAGDAIVDVIFGKYNPAGRMPITTYKSDTDLPDFEDYSMENRTYRYYKGEVRYPFGYGLSYAEFAYSNLKFTKEINTGNNLEVEVEVQNTGKISGDEVVQLYTSHINSTAPTPICALKAFKRVSLNQGEKQKVIFLLTPTDLAKVDLNGKSEENSGKINIFVGGGQPKYANGLSDTLTVSGNPVIIK from the coding sequence ATGAATATAGGAATTAAAATCATAGCCTTTTTAACTTGCTGTACTTTACTTTCTAAAGTAAATGCTCAATCGTATCAATTTCCATTTCAAAACCCTGATTTGTCTTTGGAAGAACGATTAGACGATATTATATCCCGTTTAACATTAGATGAAAAGGTACTTTTAATGCAACACAATGCGCCAGCAATTGATAGACTTGCTATACCAGCTTACAATTGGTGGAACGAGGCGCTACACGGAGTTGCTCGCACCAAAGAGTATGTTACAGTATTTCCTCAGGCAATTGCGCTGGCTGCAACATTTAATCCTGATGGTTTGCAAAAAACTGCCGATATTATTTCGACCGAAGGTAGAGCAATTTTCAATGATGACTTTAAGAATGGGAAAACTGGTGAAAACTACAGAGGTTTAACCTACTGGACTCCAAATATCAATATTTTCCGCGATCCTCGCTGGGGTCGAGGCCAAGAAACCTACGGCGAAGATCCTTACCTAACCTCAGTAATGGGAGGGGCTATGGTTCGAGGGCTTGAGGGCGATGATCCAAACTATTTAAAAGCAGTTGCTTGCGCCAAGCATTTTGCAGTCCACAGTGGTCCCGAGCACAATAGGCATTCATTCAACGTTACGGTTTCTGCATATGATTTATGGGACACATACCTACCTGCATTCAAGCATCTGGTGGTAAACGAGAAAGTTCACGGAGTAATGTGTGCATATAATAGATTTGTCGGTACACCCTGCTGTGCAAATGACACACTACTCAATGATATTCTTCGTAAAAAATGGGGTTTCGATGGATATGTTACTACGGATTGCTGGGCAATTTCCGATTTTCTGAACTTCCACAACACCCACAGTTCTGAAATTGAAGCAATCAGCGATGCCTTACTATCTGGTTCAGACTTGGAGTGTGGTTCGTTATACCATAAATTAATCGATGCTGTTAAATTGGGCTACATAACAGAAAAACAGGTGAATATTTCTTTAAGAAGATTGCTCAAAATTGAATTTCAACTAGGGATCTTCGATCCACAGGAAATAGTACCATTTGCCAGCATAGACCGTTCAAAACTCGATTGCAATGAGCACAAGCAACACGCCTATCTAATGGCTAAACAATCGATAGTACTCCTTAAAAATGAAAACAGAGTACTTCCTTTAGATGAAAATAGAATTAAACACATTGCCATTATTGGTCCTAATGCGAATAACCCCAAAACACTACTTGCTAACTACAATGGAACGCCCTCTTCTAGCACAACTCCATACCAAAGTTTATTAAATAGATATGGCAACAAATTGAAGATAACATTCTTTCAAGGGGTTGGAATTGTTGACACTCTGAGTGCTTCTCCTTCGTTTTCGGAGATATCAAAAAGTGTTAGCAATGCCGATGTAATCCTATTTATTGGAGGAATTTCGGCCAATTACGAAGGTGAGGCCGGCGACGCTGGAGCTGGTGGTTACTTTGGCTTTGCAAGTGGCGATAGAACCACCATGGCTTTGCCAAAGGTTCAAACCGAACTGCTTAAGAAGCTGAAAAAGATTAATCGTCCCATTGTGCTTATAAATATGTCGGGCTCTTCCATTAGTTTTGAGTGGGAAAACCAAAATGTTGATGCAATCCTCCAGGTTTGGTATGGAGGACAATCGGCTGGTGATGCAATAGTTGATGTAATATTTGGAAAGTACAATCCGGCAGGTCGAATGCCCATTACAACCTATAAAAGCGATACGGATTTGCCCGATTTTGAAGACTATTCAATGGAAAATCGTACATATAGGTATTATAAAGGTGAGGTCAGATATCCTTTTGGTTATGGACTCAGTTATGCAGAATTCGCCTATTCAAACCTAAAGTTTACTAAAGAAATTAATACAGGTAATAATTTAGAGGTTGAAGTAGAAGTTCAAAATACTGGAAAAATATCTGGTGATGAAGTAGTTCAGTTGTACACATCGCATATAAATAGTACTGCTCCAACACCCATATGCGCCCTCAAGGCATTTAAGAGGGTGTCATTGAACCAAGGTGAAAAACAAAAAGTTATATTTCTTCTTACTCCCACAGATTTAGCAAAGGTTGATTTAAACGGAAAGTCTGAGGAAAATTCTGGAAAGATTAATATTTTTGTTGGTGGCGGTCAACCAAAATATGCGAATGGATTAAGCGATACATTAACAGTAAGCGGAAATCCCGTCATAATAAAATAA
- a CDS encoding short-chain dehydrogenase, with amino-acid sequence MNIVITGASRGIGFEVARLFAARESNNIVAIARSEQKLKDLKNACIKENIQAHLYPIIFDLEQVELIGNTLVPQIKQHIGTVDILINNAGFLVNKPFEQLTTEDIDRMVKVNYSSAINLTKELIHSMSQGGHIVNISSMGGFQGSQKFNGLSVYASSKAALASITECLAEEYKQKGISINCLALGATDTEMLRQAFPGYKAPINATEMAEFIVDFAINGKKYFNGKILPVTTTNP; translated from the coding sequence ATGAATATAGTCATCACAGGCGCATCGAGAGGAATTGGGTTTGAAGTAGCACGCCTATTTGCAGCCCGCGAAAGCAACAATATTGTGGCCATTGCTCGTAGTGAGCAAAAACTAAAAGATTTAAAAAACGCATGTATAAAGGAGAATATCCAAGCGCACCTATACCCTATTATCTTTGACTTGGAACAAGTCGAATTAATTGGAAACACATTGGTCCCTCAAATAAAACAGCATATAGGAACTGTTGATATCCTTATAAATAATGCTGGATTTCTCGTAAATAAGCCATTTGAGCAACTTACCACCGAAGATATTGATAGGATGGTTAAAGTAAACTATTCATCTGCAATAAACCTGACAAAAGAATTAATCCATTCAATGAGCCAAGGTGGACATATTGTTAACATAAGCAGTATGGGTGGTTTCCAAGGGAGCCAAAAATTTAATGGTCTTTCGGTTTATGCCTCAAGTAAAGCAGCTCTGGCCTCAATAACTGAATGCCTTGCAGAAGAGTATAAGCAGAAGGGCATCAGCATTAATTGCCTTGCACTTGGTGCAACCGATACTGAAATGCTACGACAGGCTTTCCCGGGCTATAAAGCCCCGATAAATGCAACCGAGATGGCTGAATTCATTGTTGATTTTGCAATAAATGGCAAAAAATACTTTAATGGTAAAATACTTCCAGTAACAACCACAAACCCATAA
- the buk1 gene encoding putative butyrate kinase, producing the protein MEEFKVLAINPGSTSTKIAVYRNNKSVFLKNIKHTAEEIAQFRTITDQFSFRKDIILKELKEAGIDVAKISAIVGRGGLVKPIESGVYEVNDLLKADLRNGVMGEHASNLGGLIADDIACSLPSAKAYIADPVVVDELDEVARISGHPKFKRVSIFHALNQKAIARLYAKSLNRHYEELNLIVAHLGGGISVGAHRQGRVVDVNNALDGDGPFSPERAGTIPAGQLAKLCFSGEVTYEEVKKMITGKGGLVAHAGTNDAHEIELKARSGDAKAKLIQDAMSYNIGKAIASMAGVLKGKVDAIILTGGIAHNNDLVDYIKDMVGFIAPITVYPGEDEMQALAMNGLMVLKGEVMPREYR; encoded by the coding sequence ATGGAAGAGTTCAAAGTACTGGCAATTAACCCTGGTTCTACATCAACCAAAATTGCTGTATATCGTAACAACAAATCTGTTTTTCTGAAGAACATCAAGCACACTGCTGAGGAAATTGCTCAATTTAGAACGATTACCGATCAGTTTAGTTTCCGTAAGGATATTATTCTGAAAGAACTCAAAGAGGCAGGTATTGATGTTGCTAAAATATCTGCAATTGTAGGGCGCGGTGGTTTGGTAAAGCCTATTGAATCGGGTGTTTATGAGGTTAATGACCTATTAAAAGCCGATTTGAGAAATGGTGTAATGGGAGAGCATGCGAGTAACTTGGGCGGTTTAATTGCCGATGATATTGCATGCTCGTTGCCATCCGCAAAGGCATACATTGCCGATCCTGTAGTTGTTGATGAGTTGGACGAGGTTGCTCGTATTTCAGGTCATCCTAAATTTAAAAGGGTATCAATTTTTCATGCTCTTAACCAGAAAGCCATCGCTCGTTTATATGCTAAATCGTTAAACAGGCATTATGAGGAGCTTAACCTTATCGTAGCCCATTTAGGTGGTGGTATTTCTGTTGGTGCTCACCGTCAAGGACGTGTTGTAGATGTAAATAATGCACTCGATGGTGATGGTCCTTTCTCTCCCGAACGTGCAGGAACCATTCCGGCAGGACAGCTTGCGAAGTTGTGCTTTAGCGGAGAGGTAACCTACGAGGAGGTTAAGAAAATGATTACGGGTAAGGGCGGCCTAGTTGCTCATGCTGGTACTAACGACGCTCACGAGATAGAGTTAAAAGCCCGTAGTGGTGATGCCAAGGCAAAACTTATCCAGGATGCAATGTCGTACAACATTGGAAAGGCAATTGCTTCTATGGCTGGAGTGCTCAAGGGTAAAGTTGATGCAATTATTCTAACTGGTGGTATAGCTCACAATAACGATTTGGTGGATTATATCAAGGATATGGTTGGTTTTATTGCACCGATAACCGTTTACCCTGGTGAGGATGAAATGCAAGCACTTGCAATGAATGGCCTTATGGTTCTTAAAGGTGAAGTAATGCCTAGAGAATACAGATAA
- the ptb1 gene encoding phosphate acetyl/butyryl transferase: MKEINTMKVDKLEQLFEVVRSKPRKRLVAAYANDAHTIEAVSMAVDMGIVEATLVCDEATMKKVCAEHNIDPNKFKVVQEADEMKAAAKAVELINNGEGDVLMKGLVSTDKYMRAILNKEKGLLPPKAVLSHVTVVEVPTYHKLLIVGDVAIIPAPDLNQKIAITNYLIKTAHSLGIEKPKVALNAATEQMMPGMQACVDAAIIAKMADRGQIKGAIVDGPLAMDVAIDKESAEIKKVGGGVAGDADCIMFPNIESGNVFFKTCTKFAKGELGAMVMGAKVPCVLTSRGDSVKSKMYSIALAANAAK; this comes from the coding sequence ATGAAGGAGATTAATACCATGAAAGTAGATAAACTAGAGCAACTATTTGAGGTTGTTCGCAGCAAACCCCGTAAACGCTTAGTAGCCGCATATGCAAACGATGCTCACACTATCGAAGCTGTTAGTATGGCTGTTGATATGGGTATCGTGGAGGCAACTTTAGTATGCGACGAAGCAACTATGAAGAAGGTTTGCGCTGAGCACAATATCGATCCTAATAAGTTCAAAGTTGTTCAGGAAGCCGACGAAATGAAAGCTGCGGCTAAAGCTGTTGAACTTATCAACAATGGAGAAGGCGATGTTTTAATGAAAGGCTTGGTTAGCACCGATAAGTATATGCGTGCTATTTTAAATAAGGAAAAAGGTTTACTTCCTCCTAAAGCTGTGTTAAGTCATGTCACTGTTGTTGAAGTACCAACATATCACAAATTATTAATCGTAGGTGATGTTGCTATTATTCCTGCTCCAGATTTGAATCAGAAAATAGCTATTACCAACTACCTGATTAAAACGGCTCACTCTTTAGGAATCGAAAAACCAAAAGTGGCTTTAAATGCGGCTACCGAACAGATGATGCCCGGCATGCAAGCTTGTGTTGATGCCGCAATCATTGCTAAAATGGCCGATCGTGGTCAAATTAAGGGTGCTATTGTTGATGGTCCTTTGGCTATGGATGTTGCAATTGACAAAGAATCTGCAGAGATTAAGAAAGTTGGCGGTGGTGTTGCTGGCGATGCCGATTGCATTATGTTCCCTAATATTGAGTCAGGTAATGTATTCTTTAAAACATGCACTAAATTTGCTAAAGGTGAACTTGGTGCAATGGTTATGGGGGCAAAAGTGCCATGCGTGCTAACATCACGTGGCGACAGTGTTAAATCAAAAATGTATTCAATTGCATTAGCTGCTAACGCTGCAAAATAA
- a CDS encoding acetate kinase, with protein sequence MIVLVLNCGSSSIKYQLINMAQESQLLAKGLVERIGFTDAILTHKPEGKDRYEAVTNIPDHTVGINLVLEALVDKKHGVISSLNEIKAVGHRVAHGGEFFTSSSLINDHVKSEIEKCIELAPLHNPANLKGIMSMEKLLPNIPQVAVFDTSFHQSMPKYSYLYGLPYEYYDKYKIRRYGFHGTSHKYVAQKACNILGVDFNTQKVITCHLGNGASIAAIQNGKSVDTSMGFTPVEGLIMGTRSGDLDAGILLYIAEKENLSIKEVNDVINKKSGVAGVSGLSSDMRDIENAAADGNERAQLALDMYYYRVKKYVGAYAAAMDGVDLVIFTGGIGENDYLLREKVSCSLDFMGIDFDVDANKGVRGKDKLLTKPNSRVKVMVITTNEELVIATDTASIVNGKK encoded by the coding sequence ATGATTGTACTTGTATTAAACTGCGGAAGTTCTTCAATAAAGTACCAGCTAATTAACATGGCACAGGAGAGCCAACTATTAGCTAAAGGTCTTGTTGAACGCATTGGATTTACCGATGCAATATTAACCCATAAACCAGAGGGTAAGGATAGGTATGAGGCAGTAACCAATATTCCTGACCATACCGTGGGGATTAATCTTGTACTTGAGGCTCTTGTGGATAAAAAGCACGGTGTTATTTCCAGTTTAAATGAGATTAAAGCAGTAGGTCATCGTGTTGCGCATGGTGGCGAATTTTTTACATCTAGCAGTTTAATAAACGATCATGTTAAGAGTGAGATAGAGAAATGTATTGAACTTGCTCCGCTTCATAATCCCGCAAACCTAAAGGGTATTATGTCGATGGAGAAATTACTTCCTAATATTCCTCAGGTTGCAGTATTCGATACATCGTTCCATCAATCGATGCCAAAGTATTCGTATCTATATGGATTGCCCTACGAGTACTACGACAAGTATAAGATTCGCAGATACGGTTTTCACGGTACAAGCCATAAGTATGTAGCACAAAAGGCTTGTAATATTCTCGGTGTAGATTTTAATACACAGAAGGTTATTACTTGCCATTTAGGCAATGGAGCTTCTATTGCAGCAATCCAGAATGGAAAATCGGTTGATACTTCCATGGGATTCACACCAGTTGAAGGTTTAATTATGGGAACTCGTAGTGGAGATTTAGATGCGGGCATCCTACTTTACATTGCCGAAAAAGAGAATCTAAGTATCAAAGAGGTTAACGATGTAATCAATAAGAAGAGCGGTGTTGCTGGTGTTTCTGGATTATCTTCGGATATGCGCGATATCGAGAATGCTGCAGCAGATGGTAATGAGCGTGCGCAGTTGGCGTTGGATATGTACTACTATCGCGTTAAAAAGTATGTTGGTGCTTATGCAGCCGCCATGGATGGCGTTGATCTTGTAATCTTTACAGGTGGTATTGGCGAAAATGATTACTTGCTCCGCGAAAAGGTTTCGTGTTCGTTAGATTTTATGGGAATTGATTTTGATGTTGATGCAAACAAGGGCGTTCGTGGTAAGGATAAATTACTAACTAAACCTAACTCGAGGGTGAAAGTTATGGTAATTACCACCAACGAGGAGCTTGTAATTGCTACCGATACGGCAAGTATTGTTAATGGGAAAAAATAA
- a CDS encoding iron-containing alcohol dehydrogenase: MKISEDIRLELRKFVAPEYIFGIDARKMAANYCKKLGAERVFIATDKNLRKSQWFIELENSLQTARIESVVFDNISPNPRDYEVIEGAENYNQNKCNIIIAIGGGSVMDCAKGIGIVVTNNKHIHYFEGIDKIEKPTPPLICIPTTAGTSADVSQFAIINNTTDKYKMAIISKALVPDVALIDPFVLQSMDNYLTACTGMDALCHAFEAFVSNANSAFTDLFALEAIRLLHENLIINIQSPNNIQARGKTMLGSLYAGLAFSNASLGCVHSMAHSLGGYLDLPHGECNAILLPHVVDFNYKSAIERYRKIAETLEISTSGSTESDVKKTLINYLFNLKKNLDITHSLKDKNVTTDIIPSLAKKAIKDPCNATNPKAPHVKDLELIYNEAL, encoded by the coding sequence ATGAAAATATCGGAAGACATTCGTCTAGAACTCAGAAAATTTGTAGCTCCAGAATATATCTTTGGTATTGATGCCCGAAAAATGGCTGCCAACTACTGCAAAAAATTGGGTGCTGAACGAGTTTTCATTGCTACTGATAAAAACCTTCGCAAGTCGCAATGGTTCATTGAACTGGAAAACTCCTTGCAAACTGCAAGAATTGAGTCCGTGGTATTCGATAACATATCTCCCAATCCTAGAGATTACGAAGTAATTGAAGGAGCCGAAAATTATAACCAAAATAAGTGTAACATCATTATTGCCATAGGAGGCGGTAGTGTAATGGATTGCGCCAAAGGAATTGGTATTGTTGTCACCAATAATAAACATATACATTACTTCGAAGGAATTGATAAAATAGAAAAACCAACGCCTCCACTAATATGCATCCCAACCACAGCCGGAACATCCGCCGATGTTTCTCAATTTGCTATTATAAATAACACTACAGATAAGTACAAAATGGCTATAATAAGCAAAGCGCTAGTTCCAGATGTTGCCTTAATTGATCCGTTTGTACTGCAATCAATGGACAATTACCTAACGGCCTGCACCGGAATGGATGCTCTTTGTCACGCATTTGAGGCATTTGTTTCCAATGCAAATTCGGCATTTACCGATTTATTTGCATTGGAGGCGATCAGACTTCTTCATGAAAATTTAATCATCAACATTCAATCGCCTAACAATATTCAAGCCAGAGGGAAAACAATGCTGGGAAGCCTGTATGCGGGGTTGGCATTTTCCAATGCAAGCTTAGGCTGCGTTCATTCTATGGCACACAGCCTTGGCGGCTACTTGGATTTGCCCCATGGCGAATGCAATGCCATATTACTCCCCCATGTGGTTGACTTTAACTATAAATCGGCAATCGAAAGATACCGTAAAATAGCCGAAACCCTAGAAATTTCAACTTCAGGTTCAACCGAAAGCGATGTAAAAAAAACGTTGATAAATTATCTTTTCAATCTTAAGAAAAATTTAGACATCACCCATTCACTTAAGGACAAAAATGTTACAACCGATATCATTCCATCGCTGGCCAAAAAGGCCATAAAAGATCCTTGCAACGCAACTAACCCAAAAGCTCCACATGTTAAAGACCTTGAACTAATTTACAACGAAGCATTATAG